The following proteins are co-located in the Lacticaseibacillus paracasei subsp. paracasei genome:
- a CDS encoding IS3 family transposase yields MKQRILRIFAEFKQRYGVMKIHHELNLELQPLQLRCSPRRISRLMKELDIHSVTVNKWKAASASKTKVEQRPNLLKQDFSTTGLNQKWTADMTYIQTKRNGWCYLSTIMDLHSRRIIGYSFSKKMDTDLVLKTLESAVKNRTITGDLIIHTDLGSQYTSDNYNQRLTELHIRHSYSRKGCPYDNAPMESFHASLKKECVYPVPVFEDYETAAAVLFEYVHAFYNRKRIHSSLGYQTPLQVEIATLTSQMAA; encoded by the coding sequence TTGAAACAACGGATTCTGCGGATCTTTGCGGAATTTAAGCAGCGATACGGTGTTATGAAGATCCACCATGAATTGAATCTGGAACTTCAACCACTGCAGCTTCGGTGCAGTCCACGACGGATTTCCCGGCTCATGAAGGAACTGGATATCCACTCCGTTACCGTCAATAAGTGGAAAGCGGCTTCGGCTTCCAAAACCAAGGTTGAACAGCGTCCCAACTTGCTTAAGCAGGATTTCTCGACCACTGGTTTAAATCAAAAATGGACCGCTGATATGACCTATATTCAAACGAAGCGTAATGGCTGGTGTTACTTATCAACCATCATGGACCTGCACTCACGACGGATTATCGGCTATTCGTTCTCAAAAAAGATGGATACTGATTTAGTCTTAAAGACCCTTGAAAGCGCGGTTAAAAATCGAACCATTACTGGGGACCTGATTATCCATACGGATTTAGGATCACAGTATACCAGCGATAATTACAATCAACGTTTAACTGAACTACATATCCGCCACTCATACAGCCGTAAGGGTTGTCCGTATGATAATGCGCCAATGGAATCCTTTCACGCTTCCCTCAAAAAGGAATGTGTTTATCCAGTGCCGGTCTTTGAAGATTATGAAACTGCCGCTGCCGTCCTTTTTGAATATGTGCATGCTTTCTACAATAGGAAGAGAATTCATAGTTCACTGG